A genomic region of Raphanus sativus cultivar WK10039 chromosome 6, ASM80110v3, whole genome shotgun sequence contains the following coding sequences:
- the LOC108812408 gene encoding villin-1 isoform X2, translated as MSRIIKDIDSAFQGVGTKGGLEVWCIYDDQLISIPKSSLGRFHSGNAYLVLSTALRKIGSPQYDIHYWLGNEATEVDSVLASDKALELDAALGCCTVQYREVQGQETEKFLSYFKPCIIPVEGKYSPQIGLAEETYPITLLMCKGDHAIRVKEVPFLRSSLNHDDVFVLDTASKVFLFAGCNSSTQEKAKALEVVEYIKDNKHEGRCQVATIEDGKLIGDSDAGEFWTFFGGYAPIPKFSSSTSSQEQTPTTCAKLLWIDTRGNLHPTETSSLNKDTLEKDKCYMLDCDGEVFVWMGRNTSLTERKTSISSSEEFLRKEGRSTSTSLVLLTEGLENARFRSFFDEWPQTVETSLYNEGREKVAAMFKRKGFDVEEFPDAEDEPLYTNCRDALKVWRVDGDDVSLLSIHDQTKLYSGDCYIVQYKYTYNERNEYLLYVWIGCESMEEDRADAISNASAIVSSTKGESVMCHIYQGNEPARFYSMFQSLVVFKGGLSKRYKMFLVENANEGESKASLFRVQGTSSRSMQAIQVNLAATSLNSSHCYILQHEASVFTWIGNRTSDSDHDVLDRMLYFIDPSRQPMSTREGSEPDTFWDLLGGKAEYPKEKEMRKQIEEPHLFTFSSNSDVFKVKEIYNFVQDDLTTEDVLLLDCQTEVYVWIGLNSNIKSKQQALTLGLKFLEMDILEEGLTVRTPVYVVTEGHEPPFFTRFFDWVPEKANMHGNSFERKLASLKGKEPFTKENASRGSRSRSNGSERGVSLSSCSSEKFPSLSSSEDIKSSSDSTPVVKKLFSESLSVDDTNNGSTSSNSDISKENPLGGINVDLSVESLAYSYEQLRVDSQEPVTDIDATRREAYLTEKEFQERFEMTKPKFYALPKWKQNKLKMSLRLF; from the exons ATGTCTAGGATAATCAAAGACATTGATTCAGCGTTCCAAGGTGTTGGAACTAAAGG TGGCTTGGAGGTTTGGTGCATCTATGATGATCAGCTTATATCTATCCCCAAGTCTTCTTTAGGAAGATTCCACTCCGGGAATGCTTACCTTGTTCTCAGC ACGGCTTTGAGAAAGATCGGATCTCCTCAGTATGACATTCACTATTGGCTTGGAAATGAGGCAACTGAG GTGGACTCAGTTTTGGCATCTGACAAAGCACTAGAGTTAGACGCAGCACTTGGTTGTTGTACGGTGCAATACCGTGAAGTTCAAGGTCAAGAGACTGAGAAGTTCCTCTCCTACTTCAAACCTTGTATCATACCCGTCGAAGGGAAGTATTCACCACAAATTGGTCTGGCCGAAGAGACATACCCTATCACCTTACTAATGTGCAAAGGGGACCATGCTATTCGTGTTAAAGAG GTCCCTTTTCTACGGTCATCACTGAACCATGACGATGTGTTTGTTCTCGATACCGCATCAAAAGTGTTCCTATTTGCCGGTTGCAACTCAAGCACTCAGGAGAAAGCTAAAGCCCTGGAGGTTGTGGAATACATAAAGGATAACAAGCATGAAGGAAGATGTCAGGTCGCCACTATCG AGGATGGAAAGCTTATAGGTGATTCAGATGCTGGTGAGTTCTGGACTTTCTTTGGTGGTTATGCTCCCATTCCAAAGTTTTCATCTTCTACCTCCTCCCAAGAACAGACTCCAACTACATGTGCGAAACTGTTATG GATAGATACTCGGGGGAATCTACATCCAACTGAAACAAGCTCTTTGAACAAAGATACGCTTGAGAAGGACAAATGCTACATGCTGGACTGTGACGGCGAAGTATTCGTTTGGATGGGAAGAAACACATCACTCACAGAAAGAAAGACATCCATTTCTTCCTCAGAA GAATTTCTACGAAAGGAGGGACGCTCGACGAGCACTAGTCTAGTACTTTTAACAGAAGGACTAGAAAACGCTAGATTCAGATCGTTTTTTGATGAGTGGCCTCAGACGGTAGAGACTAGCCTTTACAATGAAGGCCGAGAAAAAGTGGCAG CAATGTTCAAACGGAAGGGATTTGATGTGGAGGAGTTTCCTGATGCAGAAGATGAACCTCTCTATACAAACTGCCGAGACGCTCTAAAG GTGTGGCGTGTAGATGGTGATGATGTCTCGCTTCTCTCCATTCATGACCAGACAAAGCTATATAGCGGCGATTGCTACATTGTGCAGTATAAATACACTTACAATGAAAGAAACGAATATCTATTATATGTATGGATAGGTTGTGAAAGCATGGAG GAAGATAGAGCTGATGCCATATCTAATGCTAGTGCCATTGTTTCTTCAACCAAGGGTGAATCTGTAATG TGTCATATATACCAGGGCAATGAACCGGCTCGCTTTTATTCAATGTTCCAGTCGCTAGTTGTTTTCAAG GGTGGTTTGAGTAAACGGTACAAAATGTTTCTAGTGGAGAATGCAAACGAAGGTGAAAGCAAGGCTTCTCTTTTTCGTGTTCAAGGGACAAGCTCAAGGAGCATGCAAGCAATTCAAGTTAATCTA GCAGCAACCTCCTTAAACTCATCCCACTGTTACATTTTACAACACGAAGCTTCCGTCTTTACTTGGATTGGGAACCGTACCTCAGATTCTGATCATGATGTTCTTGACAGAATGCTATATTTCATTGAT CCGTCTAGGCAACCCATGTCCACGAGGGAAGGAAGTGAACCAGACACGTTTTGGGATTTGCTTGGTGGGAAGGCAGAGTACCCTAAAGAAAAGGAAATGAGAAAACAAATAGAAGAACCacatttatttactttttcctCTAATTCAG ATGTATTTAAG GTGAAGGAAATATACAATTTTGTGCAAGACGATTTAACCACTGAAGATGTCTTACTGCTGGACTGCCAAACTGAAGTTTATGTCTGGATTGGACTAAACTCAAACATAAAGTCGAAGCAACAAGCACTTACTCTTGGTCTG AAATTTCTAGAAATGGACATTCTGGAGGAAGGTTTAACAGTGAGGACTCCTGTATATGTTGTCACAGAAGGCCACGAGCCACCATTTTTCACCCGTTTCTTTGATTGGGTTCCTGAAAAGGCCAAC ATGCATGGTAATTCATTTGAAAGGAAGCTTGCTAGTCTGAAAGGAAAGGAGCCATTCACTAAG GAGAACGCATCACGTGGTTCGCGAAGTCGGTCAAACGGATCAGAGAGAGGAGTATCATTATCATCTTGCTCCAGCGAAAAGTTTCCAAGTCTGAGCTCTTCAGAAGACATAAAAAGCAGCAGTGACTCCACTCCAGTTGTGAAAAAGCTTTTCTCGGAATCTCTTTCAGTGGATGATACAAACAATG GATCTACAAGCTCCAACTCAGACATATCTAAAGAGAATCCATTGGGAGGAATCAATGTTGATCTTAGTGTAGAGTCACTTGCGTATTCGTACGAACAGCTTAGAGTTGATTCTCAGGAGCCAGTGACAGATATAGATGCAACAAGAAGAGAG GCGTACTTAACTGAGAAAGAGTTCCAAGAAAGATTCGAAATGACAAAACCAAAATTCTATGCACTTCCGAAATGGAAACAGAACAAACTCAAAATGTCTCTCCGTCTTTTCTAA
- the LOC108811533 gene encoding peptidyl-prolyl cis-trans isomerase CYP19-4, protein MARSTSILFLTLFIFAALALVQAKEDPKEITHKVYFDVEIDGKEAGRVVIGLFGKTVPKTAENFRALCTGEKGVGKSGKPLHYKGSKFHRIIPSFMIQGGDFTHGNGMGGESIYGQKFADENFKLKHTGPGFLSMANSGEDTNGSQFFITTVTTSWLDGRHVVFGKVVQGMDVVYKIEAEGKQSGTPKSKVVIADSGELPL, encoded by the exons ATGGCGAGATCTACCTCCATTCTCTTCCTCACTCTATTCATTTTCGCTGCTCTGGCTTTAGTCCAG GCAAAGGAAGATCCGAAGGAGATCACTCACAAAGTTTACTTCGATGTTGAGATTGATGGCAAAGAAGCTG GTCGAGTTGTTATTGGCCTATTCGGCAAGACAGTTCCCAAAACTGCAG AAAACTTCAGAGCTCTTTGCACTG GGGAGAAAGGTGTTGGGAAGAGCGGGAAACCTCTACACTACAAGGGGAGCAAGTTCCATAGAATCATTCCTAGTTTTATGATCCAGGGAGGTGACTTCACGCACGGGAACGGTATGGGTGGAGAATCCATCTATGGTCAGAAGTTTGCTGATGAGAACTTCAAGCTCAAGCATACCGGACCAG GTTTTCTTTCGATGGCAAACTCTGGAGAGGACACAAACGGTTCGCAGTTTTTCATCACGACGGTGACAACTAGCTGGTTAGATGGAAGGCATGTGGTGTTTGGGAAAGTGGTACAAGGAATGGATGTTGTCTACAAGATTGAAGCTGAGGGGAAGCAAAGTGGAACTCCTAAGAGCAAAGTTGTTATTGCTGACAGTGGAGAGCTTCCTCTCTAA
- the LOC108812408 gene encoding villin-1 isoform X1 has translation MSRIIKDIDSAFQGVGTKGGLEVWCIYDDQLISIPKSSLGRFHSGNAYLVLSTALRKIGSPQYDIHYWLGNEATEVDSVLASDKALELDAALGCCTVQYREVQGQETEKFLSYFKPCIIPVEGKYSPQIGLAEETYPITLLMCKGDHAIRVKEVPFLRSSLNHDDVFVLDTASKVFLFAGCNSSTQEKAKALEVVEYIKDNKHEGRCQVATIEDGKLIGDSDAGEFWTFFGGYAPIPKFSSSTSSQEQTPTTCAKLLWIDTRGNLHPTETSSLNKDTLEKDKCYMLDCDGEVFVWMGRNTSLTERKTSISSSEEFLRKEGRSTSTSLVLLTEGLENARFRSFFDEWPQTVETSLYNEGREKVAAMFKRKGFDVEEFPDAEDEPLYTNCRDALKVWRVDGDDVSLLSIHDQTKLYSGDCYIVQYKYTYNERNEYLLYVWIGCESMEEDRADAISNASAIVSSTKGESVMCHIYQGNEPARFYSMFQSLVVFKGGLSKRYKMFLVENANEGESKASLFRVQGTSSRSMQAIQVNLAATSLNSSHCYILQHEASVFTWIGNRTSDSDHDVLDRMLYFIDPSRQPMSTREGSEPDTFWDLLGGKAEYPKEKEMRKQIEEPHLFTFSSNSDVFKVKEIYNFVQDDLTTEDVLLLDCQTEVYVWIGLNSNIKSKQQALTLGLKFLEMDILEEGLTVRTPVYVVTEGHEPPFFTRFFDWVPEKANMHGNSFERKLASLKGKEPFTKRSSGSPWRSDSKENASRGSRSRSNGSERGVSLSSCSSEKFPSLSSSEDIKSSSDSTPVVKKLFSESLSVDDTNNGSTSSNSDISKENPLGGINVDLSVESLAYSYEQLRVDSQEPVTDIDATRREAYLTEKEFQERFEMTKPKFYALPKWKQNKLKMSLRLF, from the exons ATGTCTAGGATAATCAAAGACATTGATTCAGCGTTCCAAGGTGTTGGAACTAAAGG TGGCTTGGAGGTTTGGTGCATCTATGATGATCAGCTTATATCTATCCCCAAGTCTTCTTTAGGAAGATTCCACTCCGGGAATGCTTACCTTGTTCTCAGC ACGGCTTTGAGAAAGATCGGATCTCCTCAGTATGACATTCACTATTGGCTTGGAAATGAGGCAACTGAG GTGGACTCAGTTTTGGCATCTGACAAAGCACTAGAGTTAGACGCAGCACTTGGTTGTTGTACGGTGCAATACCGTGAAGTTCAAGGTCAAGAGACTGAGAAGTTCCTCTCCTACTTCAAACCTTGTATCATACCCGTCGAAGGGAAGTATTCACCACAAATTGGTCTGGCCGAAGAGACATACCCTATCACCTTACTAATGTGCAAAGGGGACCATGCTATTCGTGTTAAAGAG GTCCCTTTTCTACGGTCATCACTGAACCATGACGATGTGTTTGTTCTCGATACCGCATCAAAAGTGTTCCTATTTGCCGGTTGCAACTCAAGCACTCAGGAGAAAGCTAAAGCCCTGGAGGTTGTGGAATACATAAAGGATAACAAGCATGAAGGAAGATGTCAGGTCGCCACTATCG AGGATGGAAAGCTTATAGGTGATTCAGATGCTGGTGAGTTCTGGACTTTCTTTGGTGGTTATGCTCCCATTCCAAAGTTTTCATCTTCTACCTCCTCCCAAGAACAGACTCCAACTACATGTGCGAAACTGTTATG GATAGATACTCGGGGGAATCTACATCCAACTGAAACAAGCTCTTTGAACAAAGATACGCTTGAGAAGGACAAATGCTACATGCTGGACTGTGACGGCGAAGTATTCGTTTGGATGGGAAGAAACACATCACTCACAGAAAGAAAGACATCCATTTCTTCCTCAGAA GAATTTCTACGAAAGGAGGGACGCTCGACGAGCACTAGTCTAGTACTTTTAACAGAAGGACTAGAAAACGCTAGATTCAGATCGTTTTTTGATGAGTGGCCTCAGACGGTAGAGACTAGCCTTTACAATGAAGGCCGAGAAAAAGTGGCAG CAATGTTCAAACGGAAGGGATTTGATGTGGAGGAGTTTCCTGATGCAGAAGATGAACCTCTCTATACAAACTGCCGAGACGCTCTAAAG GTGTGGCGTGTAGATGGTGATGATGTCTCGCTTCTCTCCATTCATGACCAGACAAAGCTATATAGCGGCGATTGCTACATTGTGCAGTATAAATACACTTACAATGAAAGAAACGAATATCTATTATATGTATGGATAGGTTGTGAAAGCATGGAG GAAGATAGAGCTGATGCCATATCTAATGCTAGTGCCATTGTTTCTTCAACCAAGGGTGAATCTGTAATG TGTCATATATACCAGGGCAATGAACCGGCTCGCTTTTATTCAATGTTCCAGTCGCTAGTTGTTTTCAAG GGTGGTTTGAGTAAACGGTACAAAATGTTTCTAGTGGAGAATGCAAACGAAGGTGAAAGCAAGGCTTCTCTTTTTCGTGTTCAAGGGACAAGCTCAAGGAGCATGCAAGCAATTCAAGTTAATCTA GCAGCAACCTCCTTAAACTCATCCCACTGTTACATTTTACAACACGAAGCTTCCGTCTTTACTTGGATTGGGAACCGTACCTCAGATTCTGATCATGATGTTCTTGACAGAATGCTATATTTCATTGAT CCGTCTAGGCAACCCATGTCCACGAGGGAAGGAAGTGAACCAGACACGTTTTGGGATTTGCTTGGTGGGAAGGCAGAGTACCCTAAAGAAAAGGAAATGAGAAAACAAATAGAAGAACCacatttatttactttttcctCTAATTCAG ATGTATTTAAG GTGAAGGAAATATACAATTTTGTGCAAGACGATTTAACCACTGAAGATGTCTTACTGCTGGACTGCCAAACTGAAGTTTATGTCTGGATTGGACTAAACTCAAACATAAAGTCGAAGCAACAAGCACTTACTCTTGGTCTG AAATTTCTAGAAATGGACATTCTGGAGGAAGGTTTAACAGTGAGGACTCCTGTATATGTTGTCACAGAAGGCCACGAGCCACCATTTTTCACCCGTTTCTTTGATTGGGTTCCTGAAAAGGCCAAC ATGCATGGTAATTCATTTGAAAGGAAGCTTGCTAGTCTGAAAGGAAAGGAGCCATTCACTAAG agaTCTAGTGGAAGCCCGTGGAGATCAGACTCAAAGGAGAACGCATCACGTGGTTCGCGAAGTCGGTCAAACGGATCAGAGAGAGGAGTATCATTATCATCTTGCTCCAGCGAAAAGTTTCCAAGTCTGAGCTCTTCAGAAGACATAAAAAGCAGCAGTGACTCCACTCCAGTTGTGAAAAAGCTTTTCTCGGAATCTCTTTCAGTGGATGATACAAACAATG GATCTACAAGCTCCAACTCAGACATATCTAAAGAGAATCCATTGGGAGGAATCAATGTTGATCTTAGTGTAGAGTCACTTGCGTATTCGTACGAACAGCTTAGAGTTGATTCTCAGGAGCCAGTGACAGATATAGATGCAACAAGAAGAGAG GCGTACTTAACTGAGAAAGAGTTCCAAGAAAGATTCGAAATGACAAAACCAAAATTCTATGCACTTCCGAAATGGAAACAGAACAAACTCAAAATGTCTCTCCGTCTTTTCTAA
- the LOC108812942 gene encoding presenilin-like protein At2g29900: MDRNHHQRPRSSSSILDSLGEELIGILTPVSICMFTVVLLVCLLNSDPSSSSSFSSIATAAYSETDSDSPWDKLLGALLNSLVFVAAITAATFLLVLLFYLRCVAFLKLYMGFSAFVVLANLGGEISVLLIDRFRLPIDAVTFSILLFNFSVVGVFAVFLSRFSILITQGYLVVIGVLVAYFFTMLPEWTTWVLLVALAVYDLAAVLLPVGPLRLLVEMAISRDEDIPALVYEARPVIRNNNLVQRRVWREQRSNHNDDVENSEAVTVVRSEISVPLIDDSSSRPESSETFLEGIGLGSSGAIKLGLGDFIFYSVLVGRAAMYDLMTVYACYLAIIAGLGVTLMLLSVYQKALPALPVSIMLGVVFYFLARLFLEVFVVQCSSNLVMF, encoded by the coding sequence ATGGATCGAAACCACCACCAAAGACcgagaagcagcagcagcatccTAGACTCACTCGGCGAAGAGCTCATCGGAATCCTCACCCCCGTCTCCATATGCATGTTCACCGTCGTCCTCCTCGTCTGCCTCCTAAACTCCGAcccatcctcctcctcctccttctcctccatAGCCACCGCCGCCTACTCCGAAACCGACTCTGACTCCCCCTGGGACAAGCTCCTCGGCGCCCTCCTCAACTCCCTCGTCTTCGTCGCCGCCATCACCGCCGCGACCttcctcctcgtcctcctctTCTACCTCCGCTGCGTCGCCTTCCTCAAACTCTACATGGGCTTCTCCGCCTTCGTCGTCCTGGCCAACCTCGGCGGAGAGATCTCCGTCCTCCTCATCGATCGCTTCCGCCTCCCGATCGACGCCGTCACGTTCTCGATCCTTCTCTTCAACTTCTCCGTCGTCGGAGTCTTCGCCGTGTTCTTGTCGAGGTTCTCGATCTTGATCACTCAGGGGTACTTGGTCGTGATCGGCGTCCTCGTCGCTTACTTCTTCACGATGCTCCCCGAGTGGACCACTTGGGTGCTTCTCGTCGCGTTGGCGGTTTACGACCTCGCTGCTGTTCTGTTACCTGTCGGTCCGTTGCGTCTCCTCGTCGAGATGGCTATCTCCAGAGACGAGGATATACCCGCTCTGGTCTACGAGGCGAGGCCCGTGATTCGGAACAACAATTTGGTGCAGAGGAGAGTTTGGAGAGAACAGAGATCCAATCATAATGATGACGTGGAGAACAGTGAAGCGGTTACGGTCGTTAGATCAGAGATATCTGTACCGTTGATTGATGATAGTAGTAGTAGACCTGAGAGTTCGGAGACTTTTCTTGAAGGGATTGGGTTGGGGTCGTCCGGTGCGATCAAGTTGGGGCTTGGTGATTTCATCTTCTATAGTGTTTTGGTCGGAAGAGCTGCCATGTATGATTtgatgacggtttatgcttgttATTTGGCGATTATTGCCGGTTTAGGGGTTACGTTGATGCTATTGTCTGTGTATCAGAAGGCTTTGCCGGCTCTTCCCGTGTCGATCATGTTGGGTGTTGTGTTTTACTTTTTGGCGAGGCTGTTTTTGGAAGTTTTTGTTGTGCAGTGTTCTTCGAACCTTGTGATGTTTTAA
- the LOC108812941 gene encoding F-box/LRR-repeat protein At2g29930: MSAQRVSTTSRDSISTLPDEVLGKILSLLPTRLAASTSVLSKRWRNLLSLVDNLYLNDAIGDPRGFSAFVDTTLALLTNSSIIKRFSLNCQHRHDTARVDAWIRTALERFSELHLESACLHGIKTESFTSSTLVKLTLSNGFFISGLPPNGGVFFPNLKTLSLVSVGFEPCEVYEHLITGCPVLEELLIRYASPAECSWVVANQSVAVSSPSVKRLTISYASLNYWDPPASEVFQTPSLVYFDYSGYVAGHYHVDFTSLVEARLDLRQERVLAAEEEEDGVDDSSDGGWDEDVYDEDDNCFGVEHNAEVHYDDDDDDIYDNDDADDDSDGEGEDGLPDVANLVVGISNVKTLHLSPYFLEVFHIYCKSMPVFHNLLTLSFESDRERGWQVVPLLLNNSPNLETLVIKGLVHQVTDKCGDACVCIAKKKKKMEEGQEQEEVCCLSTCQVKVLNISGYGGTRRERKQMRHFLGNLKCLETVKVGLVAENHREDNNDNSNYQRITNALTKLPRASSNCQIHFI; this comes from the exons ATGTCTGCCCAAAGAGTCTCTACGACTTCTAGAGATTCCATCAGCACTCTCCCAGACGAGGTTCTCGGTAAAATCCTCTCTCTGCTTCCGACAAGACTCGCTGCTTCCACATCAGTTCTGTCCAAACGGTGGAGGAATCTTCTCTCCCTCGTAGACAACCTCTATTTAAACGACGCAATCGGTGATCCCCGCGGCTTCTCTGCTTTCGTGGACACAACACTCGCTCTCTTAACCAACTCCTCGATCATCAAAAGATTCTCCCTCAACTGCCAACACAGACACGACACAGCCAGAGTGGACGCGTGGATCCGCACCGCCCTCGAGCGGTTCTCGGAGCTTCACTTGGAGAGCGCGTGTCTGCACGGTATAAAAACAGAGTCCTTCACGAGCAGCACGCTGGTCAAGCTCACGTTATCAAACGGTTTTTTCATCTCCGGTCTTCCTCCTAACGGCGGCGTGTTTTTCCCCAACCTCAAAACGCTCTCTCTCGTCTCGGTTGGGTTTGAGCCTTGTGAGGTGTACGAACATCTCATAACCGGCTGCCCTGTGCTCGAGGAGTTGCTCATACGCTACGCTTCTCCAGCGGAGTGTAGCTGGGTGGTGGCGAATCAGTCCGTCGCCGTGTCGAGTCCTTCTGTTAAGAGACTGACCATCTCTTACGCTTCTCTTAATTACTGGGACCCTCCCGCTAGCGAGGTGTTTCAGACGCCGAGTCTTGTGTACTTTGACTATTCTGGTTACGTCGCCGGGCATTACCATGTTGATTTCACCTCGCTTGTGGAAGCTAGACTGGATCTTAGGCAGGAGAGAGTTTTAGctgcggaggaggaggaggatggtgTTGATGATTCTAGTGACGGTGGTTGGGATGAGGATGTTTATGATGAAGATGACAATTGTTTTGGTGTGGAGCATAATGCAGAGGTtcattatgatgatgatgatgatgatatatatgATAATGATGATGCTGATGATGACAGTGATGGTGAAGGAGAAGATGGTTTGCCTGATGTTGCAAATCTGGTTGTAGGGATAAGCAACGTTAAAACTCTTCACTTGTCTCCCTATTTTCTTGAG GTGTTTCACATTTACTGTAAATCAATGCCGGTGTTTCACAATCTCCTTACTTTGTCTTTTGAGAGTGACAGAGAAAGAGGATGGCAAGTGGTGCCACTTCTTCTCAACAACTCTCCCAACCTGGAAACTTTAGTCATCAAg GGTCTTGTGCACCAAGTAACAGATAAATGCGGGGACGCCTGTGTTTGCATAgctaagaaaaagaagaagatggaggagGGGCAGGAGCAGGAGGAAGTATGTTGTTTATCGACATGTCAAGTGAAGGTGCTGAACATTTCCGGGTATGGTGGAACTCGTAGAGAGCGGAAACAGATGAGGCATTTCTTGGGAAATTTGAAATGTCTTGAAACTGTCAAGGTTGGTCTTGTAGCTGAGAATCACCGAGAAGACAACAATGATAACAGTAACTACCAGAGAATCACCAATGCTCTTACTAAGCTTCCCAGAGCTTCGTCAAATTGTCAAATCCATTTCATTTGA